The Bos taurus isolate L1 Dominette 01449 registration number 42190680 breed Hereford chromosome 18, ARS-UCD2.0, whole genome shotgun sequence genome has a window encoding:
- the EXOC3L1 gene encoding exocyst complex component 3-like protein isoform X4, giving the protein MLFPVGNKVPETQLPSFLHVALERAGPGGRRGLLRREVGQRLPWAQRGAVPSGGSCLPCPTSIWGAKPGNLIDEAPPAMDSAARDKTQPALPTGLEWPEQERAEQLARGAALKWASGIFYRPEQLARLGQYRNREVQRTCSLEARIKSVVQSYLEGVKTGVWQLAQALEAVQGAREALGQARGLLRDMAEAAQTLEPLREQVVEHKQLQALSQLLPRLRAVPAAVAHTQTLIDAQRLLEAYVSLRELEQLQEETCVPLGGLELPVFEGLGPLAEALGQAVEAAAGAAGQLARENPALLVAAVRVAEVDAGCTTSLEQAPRDWRQRCLRALQQGLERVHFGTSLQPGPGELAKWLEALRVALPAELAMAEALVAPCCPPHYKVVQLWAHTLHGGLRRCLQQLLEGPELEEADTFTLLHWVLHVYQGPEMMGSLELGPEADVSDLEPLLTLENIEQLEATFVAKVQAKVAQWLQKALDGEVVEWGREQEPDTDLSGFYHSPLPAIVLQILEENIRVTRIVSVSLEQRVHGMALSELSAFLRSFTDALIRFSRDHLRGEAVVPHYVPYLLATLNHQLALSPNGWFPESWLRWRQSWTSCRRGSVAWCWRRCWRSYRRGFRGRWGWEEEIQRMHGGLCRGMLGLNRRSNYVSKLRSQPLFAALPSRRWLSSPELLDDVCKRTARFCQNFQHVRNPAVQLLLVEAERTVVLQYLSALMQGRLVCRGADERTQAAERMQHDAAQLQELFLGLGLEESVQCVPVLLALKELLNLRDPTLLGLEVAGLRQQFPDVSEDHVSALLDLRGDVSREQRLAALSSLRAGPQPSPQAGRRALFSLVPTPAPSLASCFPSGSCA; this is encoded by the exons ATGCTCTTTCCTGTTGGGAATAAAGTACCAGAGACTCAGCTTCCTTCCTTTCTGCATGTGGCCTTGGAGAGGGCGGgacctggagggaggaggggactcctgaggagggaggtgggacagaGGCTTCCTTGGG CTCAGAGAGGAGCAGTGCCCAGCGGAGGCTCCTGTCTACCCTGCCCCACTTCCATCTGGGGGGCAAAACCGGGAAACCTCATCGACGAAG ctcctccagccatggACTCGGCAGCCAGGGACAAAACGCAACCCGCACTCCCCACTG GGCTGGAGTGGCCGGAGCAGGAAAGGGCGGAGCAGCTGGCCCGGGGTGCAGCACTCAAGTGGGCCTCGGGCATCTTCTACCGGCCAGAGCAGCTGGCCAGGCTGGGTCAGTACCGGAACCGTGAGGTGCAGCGGACCTGTTCTCTGGAAGCGCGCATCAAG TCGGTGGTGCAGTCATACCTGGAGGGTGTGAAGACCGGGGTGTGGCAGCTGGCCCAGGCCCTTGAGGCCGTACAGGGAGCCCGCGAGGCCCTGGGCCAGGCCCGTGGGCTGCTCCGGGATATGGCTGAGGCTGCACAGACCCTAGAACCCCTGCGGGAGCAGGTTGTGGAACACAAACAACTGCAGGCCCTGTCTCAGCTGTTGCCCCGGCTGCGAGCTG TGCCAGCTGCAGTGGCCCACACACAGACCCTGATTGATGCCCAGCGGCTCTTGGAGGCCTATGTGAGCCTTCGGGAACTGGAGCAGCTGCAAGAGGAGACGTGCGTACCTCTTGGGGGCCTGGAGTTGCCAGTCTTTGAGGGGCTGGGCCCTCTGGCTGAGGCTCTGGGCCAGGCTGTGGAAGCGGCCGCAGGGGCTGCAGGGCAGCTGGCCCGGGAGAACCCAGCCTTGCTGGTGGCTGCTGTGCGTGTGGCCGAGGTGGATGCTGGGTGCACCACCTCCCTGGAGCAGGCTCCACGGGACTGGCGGCAGCGCTGTCTGCGTGCACTACAGCAGGGCTTGGAGCGGGTCCACTTCGGGACATCTCTGCAGCCTGGGCCTGGGGAACTAGCAAAGTGGCTGGAGGCTCTGCGGGTGGCTCTGCCAGCTGAGTTGGCCATGGCTGAGGCTCTGGTAGCACCCTGCTGCCCACCACACTACAAAGTTGTCCAGTTGTGGGCCCACACCCTGCATGGAGGCCTGCGGCGCTGCCTGCAGCAACTCCTGGAAGGGCCTGAGTTGGAAGAAGCCGACACCTTCACCCTGCTGCACTGGGTGCTGCATGTGTACCAGGG GCCAGAAATGATGGGGAGCCTGGAGTTGGGGCCTGAGGCTGACGTGTCTGATCTGGAGCCCCTCCTGACCCTGGAAAACATTGAGCAGCTGGAGGCAACATTTGTGGCCAAAGTCCAG GCAAAGGTGGCCCAGTGGCTGCAGAAGGCACTGGATGGGGAGGTAGTCGAGTGGGGCCGAGAGCAGGAACCCGACACAGACCTGTCTGGCTTCTACCACTCGCCATTGCCAGCCATCGTGCTGCAG ATCCTGGAAGAGAACATTCGTGTGACCAGAATAGTCAGTGTGTCACTGGAGCAGCGGGTGCATGGCATGGCACTATCAGAACTGAGTGCCTTCCTGAGGAG CTTCACCGATGCTCTGATCCGATTCTCCCGAGACCATCTCAGGGGGGAAGCAGTGGTCCCTCATTACGTGCCCTACCTACTGGCCACCCTCAACCACCAGTTAGCACTCAG CCCAAATGGGTGGTTCCCGGAGTCTTGGCTCCGGTGGAGGCAGAGCTGGACAAGTTGCAGAAGAGGATCTGTCGCCTGGTGTTGGAGGCGCTGCTGGCGGAGCTACAGGCGAGGCTTCAGGGGGAGATGGGGTTGGGAGGAGGAGATACAGCGTATGCATGGGGGCCTCTGCCGGGGAATGCTGGGTCTGAATCGTCGCTCCAACTACGTCTCTAAACTCCGTTCCCAGCCCCTATTCGCGGCTCTGCCCTCGCGTCGCTGGCTCTCAAGCCCAGAGCTGCTGGATGACGTGTGCAAGCGGACGGCGCGATTCTGCCAGAACTTTCAGCACGTGCGGAATCCCGCGGTCCAG CTGTTGCTGGTCGAGGCGGAGCGTACGGTGGTGCTGCAGTACTTAAGTGCGCTGATGCAAGGCCGCCTAGTCTGCCGCGGTGCTGACGAGAGGACCCAGGCGGCCGAGCGCATGCAGCACGATGCGGCCCAGCTTCAGGAGCTTTTCCTCGGTTTG GGCCTGGAGGAGAGCGTTCAGTGTGTGCCAGTGCTGCTTGCATTGAAGGAGCTGCTGAACCTCCGCGACCCCACGCTACTTGGCCTCGAGGTGGCAGGCTTGCGGCAACAGTTTCCCGACGTGAG CGAGGATCACGTCTCCGCCCTCCTGGACCTGCGCGGAGACGTGTCCCGAGAGCAGCGCCTGGCCGCACTCAGCTCTCTGCGGGCCGGCCCGCAGCCCTCGCCCCAAGCTGGTCGCCGAGCACTTTTCAGCCTCGTGCCAACACCTGCACCCTCGCTGGCCTCCTGCTTCCCCTCAGGGTCCTGTGCCTGA
- the EXOC3L1 gene encoding exocyst complex component 3-like protein isoform X6 produces the protein MLFPVGNKVPETQLPSFLHVALERAGPGGRRGLLRREVGQRLPWAQRGAVPSGGSCLPCPTSIWGAKPGNLIDEAPPAMDSAARDKTQPALPTGLEWPEQERAEQLARGAALKWASGIFYRPEQLARLGQYRNREVQRTCSLEARIKSVVQSYLEGVKTGVWQLAQALEAVQGAREALGQARGLLRDMAEAAQTLEPLREQVVEHKQLQALSQLLPRLRAVPAAVAHTQTLIDAQRLLEAYVSLRELEQLQEETCVPLGGLELPVFEGLGPLAEALGQAVEAAAGAAGQLARENPALLVAAVRVAEVDAGCTTSLEQAPRDWRQRCLRALQQGLERVHFGTSLQPGPGELAKWLEALRVALPAELAMAEALVAPCCPPHYKVVQLWAHTLHGGLRRCLQQLLEGPELEEADTFTLLHWVLHVYQGPEMMGSLELGPEADVSDLEPLLTLENIEQLEATFVAKVQAKVAQWLQKALDGEVVEWGREQEPDTDLSGFYHSPLPAIVLQILEENIRVTRIVSVSLEQRVHGMALSELSAFLRSFTDALIRFSRDHLRGEAVVPHYVPYLLATLNHQLALSSSVSVLQPKWVVPGVLAPVEAELDKLQKRICRLVLEALLAELQPLFAALPSRRWLSSPELLDDVCKRTARFCQNFQHVRNPAVQLLLVEAERTVVLQYLSALMQGRLVCRGADERTQAAERMQHDAAQLQELFLGLGLEESVQCVPVLLALKELLNLRDPTLLGLEVAGLRQQFPDVSEDHVSALLDLRGDVSREQRLAALSSLRAGPQPSPQAGRRALFSLVPTPAPSLASCFPSGSCA, from the exons ATGCTCTTTCCTGTTGGGAATAAAGTACCAGAGACTCAGCTTCCTTCCTTTCTGCATGTGGCCTTGGAGAGGGCGGgacctggagggaggaggggactcctgaggagggaggtgggacagaGGCTTCCTTGGG CTCAGAGAGGAGCAGTGCCCAGCGGAGGCTCCTGTCTACCCTGCCCCACTTCCATCTGGGGGGCAAAACCGGGAAACCTCATCGACGAAG ctcctccagccatggACTCGGCAGCCAGGGACAAAACGCAACCCGCACTCCCCACTG GGCTGGAGTGGCCGGAGCAGGAAAGGGCGGAGCAGCTGGCCCGGGGTGCAGCACTCAAGTGGGCCTCGGGCATCTTCTACCGGCCAGAGCAGCTGGCCAGGCTGGGTCAGTACCGGAACCGTGAGGTGCAGCGGACCTGTTCTCTGGAAGCGCGCATCAAG TCGGTGGTGCAGTCATACCTGGAGGGTGTGAAGACCGGGGTGTGGCAGCTGGCCCAGGCCCTTGAGGCCGTACAGGGAGCCCGCGAGGCCCTGGGCCAGGCCCGTGGGCTGCTCCGGGATATGGCTGAGGCTGCACAGACCCTAGAACCCCTGCGGGAGCAGGTTGTGGAACACAAACAACTGCAGGCCCTGTCTCAGCTGTTGCCCCGGCTGCGAGCTG TGCCAGCTGCAGTGGCCCACACACAGACCCTGATTGATGCCCAGCGGCTCTTGGAGGCCTATGTGAGCCTTCGGGAACTGGAGCAGCTGCAAGAGGAGACGTGCGTACCTCTTGGGGGCCTGGAGTTGCCAGTCTTTGAGGGGCTGGGCCCTCTGGCTGAGGCTCTGGGCCAGGCTGTGGAAGCGGCCGCAGGGGCTGCAGGGCAGCTGGCCCGGGAGAACCCAGCCTTGCTGGTGGCTGCTGTGCGTGTGGCCGAGGTGGATGCTGGGTGCACCACCTCCCTGGAGCAGGCTCCACGGGACTGGCGGCAGCGCTGTCTGCGTGCACTACAGCAGGGCTTGGAGCGGGTCCACTTCGGGACATCTCTGCAGCCTGGGCCTGGGGAACTAGCAAAGTGGCTGGAGGCTCTGCGGGTGGCTCTGCCAGCTGAGTTGGCCATGGCTGAGGCTCTGGTAGCACCCTGCTGCCCACCACACTACAAAGTTGTCCAGTTGTGGGCCCACACCCTGCATGGAGGCCTGCGGCGCTGCCTGCAGCAACTCCTGGAAGGGCCTGAGTTGGAAGAAGCCGACACCTTCACCCTGCTGCACTGGGTGCTGCATGTGTACCAGGG GCCAGAAATGATGGGGAGCCTGGAGTTGGGGCCTGAGGCTGACGTGTCTGATCTGGAGCCCCTCCTGACCCTGGAAAACATTGAGCAGCTGGAGGCAACATTTGTGGCCAAAGTCCAG GCAAAGGTGGCCCAGTGGCTGCAGAAGGCACTGGATGGGGAGGTAGTCGAGTGGGGCCGAGAGCAGGAACCCGACACAGACCTGTCTGGCTTCTACCACTCGCCATTGCCAGCCATCGTGCTGCAG ATCCTGGAAGAGAACATTCGTGTGACCAGAATAGTCAGTGTGTCACTGGAGCAGCGGGTGCATGGCATGGCACTATCAGAACTGAGTGCCTTCCTGAGGAG CTTCACCGATGCTCTGATCCGATTCTCCCGAGACCATCTCAGGGGGGAAGCAGTGGTCCCTCATTACGTGCCCTACCTACTGGCCACCCTCAACCACCAGTTAGCACTCAG CTCCTCCGTATCCGTCCTGCAGCCCAAATGGGTGGTTCCCGGAGTCTTGGCTCCGGTGGAGGCAGAGCTGGACAAGTTGCAGAAGAGGATCTGTCGCCTGGTGTTGGAGGCGCTGCTGGCGGAGCTACAG CCCCTATTCGCGGCTCTGCCCTCGCGTCGCTGGCTCTCAAGCCCAGAGCTGCTGGATGACGTGTGCAAGCGGACGGCGCGATTCTGCCAGAACTTTCAGCACGTGCGGAATCCCGCGGTCCAG CTGTTGCTGGTCGAGGCGGAGCGTACGGTGGTGCTGCAGTACTTAAGTGCGCTGATGCAAGGCCGCCTAGTCTGCCGCGGTGCTGACGAGAGGACCCAGGCGGCCGAGCGCATGCAGCACGATGCGGCCCAGCTTCAGGAGCTTTTCCTCGGTTTG GGCCTGGAGGAGAGCGTTCAGTGTGTGCCAGTGCTGCTTGCATTGAAGGAGCTGCTGAACCTCCGCGACCCCACGCTACTTGGCCTCGAGGTGGCAGGCTTGCGGCAACAGTTTCCCGACGTGAG CGAGGATCACGTCTCCGCCCTCCTGGACCTGCGCGGAGACGTGTCCCGAGAGCAGCGCCTGGCCGCACTCAGCTCTCTGCGGGCCGGCCCGCAGCCCTCGCCCCAAGCTGGTCGCCGAGCACTTTTCAGCCTCGTGCCAACACCTGCACCCTCGCTGGCCTCCTGCTTCCCCTCAGGGTCCTGTGCCTGA
- the EXOC3L1 gene encoding exocyst complex component 3-like protein isoform X10, which yields MLFPVGNKVPETQLPSFLHVALERAGPGGRRGLLRREVGQRLPWAQRGAVPSGGSCLPCPTSIWGAKPGNLIDEAPPAMDSAARDKTQPALPTGLEWPEQERAEQLARGAALKWASGIFYRPEQLARLGQYRNREVQRTCSLEARIKSVVQSYLEGVKTGVWQLAQALEAVQGAREALGQARGLLRDMAEAAQTLEPLREQVVEHKQLQALSQLLPRLRAVPAAVAHTQTLIDAQRLLEAYVSLRELEQLQEETCVPLGGLELPVFEGLGPLAEALGQAVEAAAGAAGQLARENPALLVAAVRVAEVDAGCTTSLEQAPRDWRQRCLRALQQGLERVHFGTSLQPGPGELAKWLEALRVALPAELAMAEALVAPCCPPHYKVVQLWAHTLHGGLRRCLQQLLEGPELEEADTFTLLHWVLHVYQGPEMMGSLELGPEADVSDLEPLLTLENIEQLEATFVAKVQAKVAQWLQKALDGEVVEWGREQEPDTDLSGFYHSPLPAIVLQILEENIRVTRIVSVSLEQRVHGMALSELSAFLRSFTDALIRFSRDHLRGEAVVPHYVPYLLATLNHQLALSPNGWFPESWLRWRQSWTSCRRGSVAWCWRRCWRSYSPYSRLCPRVAGSQAQSCWMTCASGRRDSARTFSTCGIPRSSCCWSRRSVRWCCST from the exons ATGCTCTTTCCTGTTGGGAATAAAGTACCAGAGACTCAGCTTCCTTCCTTTCTGCATGTGGCCTTGGAGAGGGCGGgacctggagggaggaggggactcctgaggagggaggtgggacagaGGCTTCCTTGGG CTCAGAGAGGAGCAGTGCCCAGCGGAGGCTCCTGTCTACCCTGCCCCACTTCCATCTGGGGGGCAAAACCGGGAAACCTCATCGACGAAG ctcctccagccatggACTCGGCAGCCAGGGACAAAACGCAACCCGCACTCCCCACTG GGCTGGAGTGGCCGGAGCAGGAAAGGGCGGAGCAGCTGGCCCGGGGTGCAGCACTCAAGTGGGCCTCGGGCATCTTCTACCGGCCAGAGCAGCTGGCCAGGCTGGGTCAGTACCGGAACCGTGAGGTGCAGCGGACCTGTTCTCTGGAAGCGCGCATCAAG TCGGTGGTGCAGTCATACCTGGAGGGTGTGAAGACCGGGGTGTGGCAGCTGGCCCAGGCCCTTGAGGCCGTACAGGGAGCCCGCGAGGCCCTGGGCCAGGCCCGTGGGCTGCTCCGGGATATGGCTGAGGCTGCACAGACCCTAGAACCCCTGCGGGAGCAGGTTGTGGAACACAAACAACTGCAGGCCCTGTCTCAGCTGTTGCCCCGGCTGCGAGCTG TGCCAGCTGCAGTGGCCCACACACAGACCCTGATTGATGCCCAGCGGCTCTTGGAGGCCTATGTGAGCCTTCGGGAACTGGAGCAGCTGCAAGAGGAGACGTGCGTACCTCTTGGGGGCCTGGAGTTGCCAGTCTTTGAGGGGCTGGGCCCTCTGGCTGAGGCTCTGGGCCAGGCTGTGGAAGCGGCCGCAGGGGCTGCAGGGCAGCTGGCCCGGGAGAACCCAGCCTTGCTGGTGGCTGCTGTGCGTGTGGCCGAGGTGGATGCTGGGTGCACCACCTCCCTGGAGCAGGCTCCACGGGACTGGCGGCAGCGCTGTCTGCGTGCACTACAGCAGGGCTTGGAGCGGGTCCACTTCGGGACATCTCTGCAGCCTGGGCCTGGGGAACTAGCAAAGTGGCTGGAGGCTCTGCGGGTGGCTCTGCCAGCTGAGTTGGCCATGGCTGAGGCTCTGGTAGCACCCTGCTGCCCACCACACTACAAAGTTGTCCAGTTGTGGGCCCACACCCTGCATGGAGGCCTGCGGCGCTGCCTGCAGCAACTCCTGGAAGGGCCTGAGTTGGAAGAAGCCGACACCTTCACCCTGCTGCACTGGGTGCTGCATGTGTACCAGGG GCCAGAAATGATGGGGAGCCTGGAGTTGGGGCCTGAGGCTGACGTGTCTGATCTGGAGCCCCTCCTGACCCTGGAAAACATTGAGCAGCTGGAGGCAACATTTGTGGCCAAAGTCCAG GCAAAGGTGGCCCAGTGGCTGCAGAAGGCACTGGATGGGGAGGTAGTCGAGTGGGGCCGAGAGCAGGAACCCGACACAGACCTGTCTGGCTTCTACCACTCGCCATTGCCAGCCATCGTGCTGCAG ATCCTGGAAGAGAACATTCGTGTGACCAGAATAGTCAGTGTGTCACTGGAGCAGCGGGTGCATGGCATGGCACTATCAGAACTGAGTGCCTTCCTGAGGAG CTTCACCGATGCTCTGATCCGATTCTCCCGAGACCATCTCAGGGGGGAAGCAGTGGTCCCTCATTACGTGCCCTACCTACTGGCCACCCTCAACCACCAGTTAGCACTCAG CCCAAATGGGTGGTTCCCGGAGTCTTGGCTCCGGTGGAGGCAGAGCTGGACAAGTTGCAGAAGAGGATCTGTCGCCTGGTGTTGGAGGCGCTGCTGGCGGAGCTACAG CCCCTATTCGCGGCTCTGCCCTCGCGTCGCTGGCTCTCAAGCCCAGAGCTGCTGGATGACGTGTGCAAGCGGACGGCGCGATTCTGCCAGAACTTTCAGCACGTGCGGAATCCCGCGGTCCAG CTGTTGCTGGTCGAGGCGGAGCGTACGGTGGTGCTGCAGTACTTAA